In Trueperaceae bacterium, the genomic stretch GACGGCGACCTGGCCCTCGTCGTTCACGAAGGCGATCAGCCCCGACGTGTCGCGTCCGGCGGGCGCCGGCGCGCCGCCCGCGGGACCACCTGGCGCCCCCGCCGCGGCCCAGCCGCCGAGCAGCGGCGCGGCCAGGGCCAGCAGCGGCGCGGCGGACACCAGCACGGCGCTCAGCAGCGTCGTGCTCAGCGGCGCCGCTGTCCGCGGCGCGCCGCTTCGCGCCCCGGTACGCGGCGCCCACCGCCGCCGCGGCCGACGCGGCGACGCCCACAGCGCCGGAGACGGACGCCCCCGGGCCCGAGCATGCATGGGCAGAGAGTAGTACCGCCGTACGTTCGGCCGGGCGGGTCCATGAACCGAGGGCTCCGTCGCGAGGCACGAGCCGCGGCCGGCTGGCCGCGACGCCGCAGCGGGCCGAGGCGAGCACACGCGCCCCCGCGGGTCCCCGCCGGCATGGTCGGGACCCATACGACGCGGGGCCCCGCGCTCGGCGGGGCCCCGGAAGTGGAGCGGGAGACGAGACTCGAACTCGCGACATCTACCTTGGCAAGGTAGTGCTCTACCAGCTGAGCTACTCCCGCTAGCAGCAGGCGCGGCAGGGCCTGGGGCCCAGGCCGCGCCTGATAAAGATAAACCTCCTCGCACTGACCTACTCTCGCAGGGGGTCGCCCCCCAACTACCATCGGCGCTGGCGTGCTTAACTTCCGAGTTCGGAATGGGATCGGGTGGGTCCACGCCGCTACGAGCACGAAGAGGGAAAGATTGTGACAGGCGGGAATAGAAGGCAGTCAGCAGCAGCGTCTGCTCTCGGGATGAGTCCGAGAAGTGGTCAAGTCCTCGACCGATTAGTACTGGTCAGCTGAACGCGTCACCGCGCTTACACTCCCAGCCTATCAACCCGGTGGTCTTCCGGGGGTCTTACTCCCACGAGGGGATGGGAAAGCTCATCTTGGAGTCGGCTTCGCGCTTAGATGCTTTCAGCGCTTATCCGTTCCGCACGTAGCTACTTAGCATGTGCCGTTGGTCGACAACTAAGAAACTAGAGGTGCGTCCACTCCGGTCCTCTCGTACTAGGAGCAGCTCTCCTCAGCTTTCCTACGCCCACAGCGGATAGAGACCGAACTGTCTCACGACGTTCTGAACCCAGCTCGCGTGCCATTTTAACCGGCGAACAGCCGGACCCTTGGGACCTTCTTCAGCCCCAGGATATGACGAGCCGACATCGAGGTGCCAAACACCGCCGCCGCTGTGAACGCTCGGGCGGTATCAGCCTGTTATCCCCGGGGTAACTTTTATCCGTTGATCGATGGCCCTTCCACGAGGTACCACCGGTTCACTAGAGCCGACTTTCGTCCCTGCTCGACATGTACGTCTCGCAGTCAAGCTCCCTTATACTCTTGCGCTCTACGCACGATTTCCGACCGTGCTGAGGGAACCTTTGCGCGCCTCCGTTACTCTTTGGGAGGCGACCGCCCCAGTCAAACTACCCACCTAACGCTGTCCCCCACCCGGATGACGGGCGCAGGTTAGACGGTCGAACCAGTCAGGGTGGTATTTCACCGGTGACTCCACCGAGCCTAGCGGCCCGGCTTCACAGTCTCCCACCTATCCTACACAGACCAGTCCAAACGTCAGCATCAAGCTGTAGTAAAGCTCCACGGGGTCTTTTCGTCCTGCTGCGGGTAGGCCGCATCTATACGGCCAGTTCAATTTCACCGAGTCCCTGGTTGAGACAGCGCTCCAGTCGTTACACCATTCGTGCAGGTCAGAACTTACCTGACAAGGAATTTCGCTTATCGATCTTGCCCAGACTTCCTGGGTGGACTGAGGCCTTGTCCTCCGTCCCTGCATGTCGCCATGCAGATGGGACCATATCTTCATCCAGCTTTGTGGATGTTCGGCGTGTGGTCTCTGAGGGGTCATGCTCTGGCGAGCAGCGGACTTCCCTGCTGATTGCCTGCACCACGCGGATTTTCACTGCCCTTTCGGGCGAGTACCGGTGGATACTCAGGGTTTCCAGCATATAGCCGAATGCAACCCTCGCCATTGCTGACGAGGAGGGCAGCTATTCCTACCTTAGGACCGTTCTCTATGTTGGCCGGCTACTGCCGGCTGGCCTCTCGGCCCTCCATGTCGCCATGGAGATCGGACCATATCATCTCGCTTCGAAGCGGCGGCTTTCGGTTGCTTCGTGCGAGCTCAGCGTGTGGTCTCTGGGGATTCTCCTACGCTTGCGCATAGGAGCCTTTCCTGCTGATTGTCCGCACCTCACACATTTTCACTGCCTGGCGAAGCCAGACGAGTAGTGGAGGATACTCGGAGTTTCCAGCATATGGCTGAGTTTTTTTGCGTAACTACAACGGTCAACTTATAGTTACGGCCGCCGTTCACTGGGGCTTCAGTTCGGCGCTTGCACGCCTCCCGTTGACCTTCCAGCACCGGGCAGGTGTCACACCCTATACATCCCCTATGCGGGTTAGCAGAGTGCTGTGGTTGTGGTAAACAGTCGCTAGAGCCGGTTTACTGTGCCCGCCTCGGGCAGATCGGATGATCAACCCTACACGCGGGACCCCTTCTCCCGAAGTTACGGGGCCAATTTGCAGAGTTCCTTAACCAGGGTTCTCTCGCGCGCCTTAGTGCTCTTACACTCGCCCACCTGTGTCGGTTTTGGTACGGGCGCCGTCGCTTCGACGTTTAGAGGTTTTTCTTGGCACCATGGATTCGACCAGTTATCAGCCCCGTAGGGCCTTCCCGACGTACGTCACCTACGCGGAGGGCGGGTTTTCCTGTCCCTCCAGGCTTCGCACGCCGCCGGGCATAGCCGTAGCTCCGGATGGCCTATCCTAATGCGTCACCCCATCACTCCACGACGGCGGGGCAGGAATATTGACCTGCTGTCCATCGACTACGCCTTTCGGCCTCGCCTTAGGTCCCGCCTAACCCTGAGAGGACGACCCTTGCTCAGGAAACCTTGGGCTTTCGGCGGAAGGGATTCTCACCCTTCTTATCGTTACTCATTCCTGCATTCGCACTTCCGATACCTCGACGGCTCCTTGCGGTACCGCTTCGACGGCATACGGAACGCTCCCCTACCCAGCGCAGCCAAGCTGCGCTGACGCAGTTTCGGTGTGTAGCTTAGCCCCGATCATCTTCGGCGCAGAGACACTCGACTAGTGAGCTGTTACGCACTCTTTAAAGGGATGGCTGCTTCTAAGCCAACCTCCTAGCTGTCTTAGCGTCTCCACATCCTTAACCACTTAGCTACAACTTGGGGACCTTAACTGGCGCTCTGGGTTGTTTCCCTCTCGTCCACGAAAGTTAGCTCCCGTAGACTGACTCCCGGGGTATGGACCAGCAGCCTTCAGAGTTTGACAGGGTTTGGTAAGCTGGTGAGCCCCCTAGCCCAATCAGTGCTTTACAGCCGCTGGTAAACCCCCGAGGCTAGCCCTAAAGCTATTTCGGGGAGAACCAGCTATCTCCGGATTCGGTTAGCTTTTCACTCCTTACCACAGCTCATCCCAAGAGTTTTCAACCTCAACGGGTTCGGCCCTCCACTCCCTTTTACGGAAGCTTCAGCCTGGCCATGGCAAGCTCATCCGGTTTCGGGTCTACTGACAGCGCCTGAACGCCCTGTTCAGACTCGCTTTCGCTGCGCCTCCGCCTAACGGCTTAAACTCGGCACTGCCAGTAAGTCGCAGGATCATGCTTCAAGAGGCACGCCACCACCCGTTCCCGTCCGAAGACGGGCATAGGGCTGTGACTGCTTGTAAGCACACGGTTTCAGGTACTATTTCACTCCCCTCACGGGGTGCTTTTCACCTTTCCCTCACGGTACTGGTTCACTATCGGTCAGCCGGAATATTTAGCCTTACGGGGTGGTCCCCGTGGATTCACGCGAGGTTCCACGTGACTCGCGCTACTCAGGTGCCGGCTAGGCTTCCGCGCCTTTCGTCTACCGGGCTGTCACCGTCTCTGGCGCGCCTTTCCAGTGCGCTTCGACTAGACGCTCGAGTCCACGTTGCCGGTCCTACAACCCCGGTCCCCGTAGGGACCGGTTTGGGCTGTTCCCTTTTCGCTCGCCGCTACTGGGGGAATCGAGTTTTCTTTCTTTTCCTCCAGGTACTTAGATGTTTCAGTTCCCTGGGTTCCCTCCTCACAGCCTATGTATTCAGCTGTGGGTAGTGGGGGTTCGCCCCACTGGGTTTCCCCATTCGGAGATCCCCGGATCAAAGCTTGCTTCCAGCTCCCCGAGGCTTATCGCAGGTAGCCACGTCCTTCATCGGTTCGGCTGCCAAGGCATCCACCGTGTGCCCTTAGTAACTTGACCCACTTCTTTGGTTGGATGGGTTGAATGTAGAGCAGACACGCGACGCGAGTCTTCCTGGCTCGCGGCCCGCAGGCCGCTCGCTCTTCGACTCGGTTGGGTAATGCCTTACCCCATCGCGTCCTCGATCGTGCCGTCCCAGACGGGACGAACTCGCGATCGAGCGCTGATGCTCTTGCCTTCTATTCGCCTGTCAAAGATCTCGCCGCTTTTTGAGCGGCAAAGAAAAGAGTACACCTTCGCGCTTGGCCGTGTCAAGCCTGGGATACGGACGCTCCGCCCTCCTGGGCGGGCGCGACGCCCACCTCGGCGGCCTCGTCCTCGGGCGTCTCCCTGGTCGCCAGGCGCCGGGGCAGGAAGGCCGGGGGCGTGGGGGCGTCGGGGTGGTCGGAGATCAGGTACACGTGGTCCCCCGCCCGGAAGACGGTGCTCCCGCGCGGCGTCACGAGCTGGCCCTCGCGCAGGACGGCCGCGATCACGACGTCGCCGGGCAGCTCGAGGTCCGCGATGCGGGCGCCGACGGCCCGGCTGTCCTCAGCTATGAACACGTCCGTGACCGTCGCCCCGATGGGCGCGTCGCCCCCGAGCTCGAGGCGCAGCGGGCTGCGCGGCGGCTCCTCGACGGCCAGGCCCAGGCGCTGCGCGAGCGGGCCGAGGGTGAAGCCCTGGATCACCGTGCCGACGATCACGACGACGAAGACGACGTTGAAGATGAACTCGGCGCCGGGCACGCCGAAGCGCAGCGGGATGATCGCCAGGATGATGGGCACCGCCCCCTTGAGGCCCGCCCAGGAGAGCATCGTGCGCTCGGCGACGGAGAACGTGTAGCGCCCCAGCGACAGGCCGCGCAGCAGGCCCAGCGTGCCGAACACCGCCAGCGGCCGCGCGGCGAAGAGCACGACGGCCGTCACGGCCAGCGAGACCCCGAGGGCCGGCAGCAGCCGCTCCGGGAAGACGAGCAGGCCCAGCACCATGAACATGAGGATCTGGCTGCCCCAGGCCAGAGCCTCGGTGAAGGTGGCGATCGAGTGCCTGTGGGCCAGCCTGGCGTTGCCCACGACGAGGCCGGCGCAGTAGGCGGCGAGGAAGCCGTTGCCGCCCACGATGTTGGTGAGGGCGTAGATGAGCAGGCCGCCGGAGAGCGCGAGTATCGGGTAGAGCCCGTAGGCCTCGAGCCGCAGGTGGTTGATCAGCCACACCAGCAGGCGCGCCAGCACGATGCCGGCCA encodes the following:
- a CDS encoding potassium/proton antiporter yields the protein MDVGIAVFCLLAIAAIASTRFSARFGVPALVLFVALGVFAGSSGPLGIDFSDYALAYDIGLIALAVILFSGGIETKLRLFQVAIVPSGMLATVGTLINMAVIGLAASWLTQLDLRTSLLLGAVLASTDAAAIFSSIRGRGLPSRLRGIVETESGTNDPLALLMTLAFAQTITTGEFDVPGLVVRVVTQLAMGAVAGIVLARLLVWLINHLRLEAYGLYPILALSGGLLIYALTNIVGGNGFLAAYCAGLVVGNARLAHRHSIATFTEALAWGSQILMFMVLGLLVFPERLLPALGVSLAVTAVVLFAARPLAVFGTLGLLRGLSLGRYTFSVAERTMLSWAGLKGAVPIILAIIPLRFGVPGAEFIFNVVFVVVIVGTVIQGFTLGPLAQRLGLAVEEPPRSPLRLELGGDAPIGATVTDVFIAEDSRAVGARIADLELPGDVVIAAVLREGQLVTPRGSTVFRAGDHVYLISDHPDAPTPPAFLPRRLATRETPEDEAAEVGVAPAQEGGASVSQA